Proteins found in one Paenibacillus wynnii genomic segment:
- a CDS encoding PLP-dependent aminotransferase family protein: MYIELNRDGRKSLPTQISEALGSRISSGLLERGARLPSVRKLAVALKVSQVTVSKAYAELERQALIHCEHGLGCFVSDADQKKGHEEAYWPQQYDDYLPRAQLWRNFDYSEVKYPFHLAAIHAEMLPLKPIGAQMASLVLEQPELMATYGNFQGDHELRETMKAHLQERGIILPSANLMITSGSQQGIDLVARTFVGPGDTVYMEAPSYTGAIDVFAGRGAEMIFVPMDSEGMRVDILTKLCDQRPPKLIYTCPTFQNPSGVTMSTARRQRLLELARSYRCLIVEDDPFSDLYFHMPPPPPIKSMDVEGHVVYMKSFSKVLAPGCRIACVAAEGNILSRLIAAKSASDLGSPLLTQRAVLPFIAKKYNAYAENLRVALHNRMEKASKLLKQYAPSNVSWVLPAGGLSLWLELPATTDITELHALAKRKSISFLPGDVCYSGETKSRHIRLCYAQLSEADMEQGLILFFTLLSDYLKKG, translated from the coding sequence ATGTACATTGAACTGAATCGAGATGGAAGAAAGTCACTTCCAACGCAGATCAGCGAAGCTTTAGGATCTCGTATATCTTCAGGTTTGCTGGAACGCGGAGCTCGTTTGCCTTCTGTGCGTAAGCTGGCTGTTGCGCTAAAGGTGAGTCAAGTCACGGTTAGCAAGGCCTATGCTGAGCTGGAAAGACAGGCACTCATTCACTGCGAGCACGGATTAGGCTGCTTTGTATCGGATGCAGATCAGAAAAAGGGGCATGAAGAGGCCTATTGGCCTCAGCAATATGATGATTATTTACCAAGGGCGCAGCTTTGGCGGAATTTTGATTATTCAGAGGTGAAATATCCCTTTCATCTGGCAGCTATCCATGCAGAAATGCTGCCATTGAAGCCCATCGGGGCTCAAATGGCTTCTTTAGTGTTGGAACAGCCGGAGTTGATGGCAACTTACGGGAATTTTCAAGGAGATCATGAATTGCGGGAAACCATGAAGGCTCATTTGCAGGAGCGTGGAATCATACTGCCGAGCGCTAATCTAATGATAACAAGCGGGTCACAGCAAGGGATAGATCTGGTAGCCCGCACCTTTGTAGGTCCTGGTGATACGGTTTATATGGAGGCTCCAAGCTATACAGGTGCTATTGATGTCTTTGCCGGACGGGGAGCGGAGATGATATTTGTACCTATGGACAGTGAAGGGATGAGGGTCGATATCCTAACGAAGCTATGTGATCAAAGACCCCCGAAGCTCATTTATACTTGCCCTACTTTTCAGAATCCAAGCGGTGTTACCATGAGCACAGCAAGAAGACAGCGGCTGCTGGAGTTGGCTCGCAGCTACCGCTGTCTAATTGTGGAGGATGACCCGTTCAGTGATCTCTATTTCCATATGCCTCCGCCGCCCCCCATTAAGTCCATGGATGTTGAGGGACATGTTGTATATATGAAAAGCTTCAGTAAAGTACTGGCTCCCGGCTGTAGAATTGCCTGCGTCGCTGCCGAGGGCAATATCCTTTCCCGCCTGATTGCTGCCAAATCTGCCAGTGACCTTGGTAGCCCCTTGCTTACACAACGTGCAGTGCTGCCTTTCATCGCCAAGAAATATAACGCTTATGCGGAGAATCTGCGTGTTGCCTTGCATAACCGCATGGAGAAGGCTTCTAAGTTGCTCAAACAGTATGCACCGTCCAATGTCAGCTGGGTTCTTCCGGCGGGGGGACTGAGCCTTTGGCTAGAGCTGCCGGCGACTACAGATATAACGGAATTGCACGCTTTGGCTAAAAGGAAGAGCATATCCTTCTTACCAGGCGATGTTTGTTACTCTGGGGAGACTAAGTCCAGGCATATCCGGCTATGTTACGCTCAATTGTCAGAGGCGGATATGGAGCAGGGTTTGATTTTGTTCTTTACCTTGCTTTCCGATTATCTTAAAAAAGGTTAA